The sequence GGCTGTGTCTTGCTGCTCCCCGTTCCTGTTCTGCCCGTGTGCCCAAGGGCTGtgtctcctgctcttcctgcacaGTGATGGGAGGCACGGGTCTTCTTGACAGCCCTTGTTCCTCAGGAGACCTCCGTGAGGGGAAAGATACAAGAACTTGCGTGCCGGCAGCCCACTTTCTCCTTGCTCTTGTTCTTGAAAATGGCTACTTCTTGGTAAATCAGCCCAAAACTGGCTTGCGCTGAATCTCATTTAAGAAAGTTTAAGCAGGGCAGCTGGTTCTCAGGGACCCTTTCAGCTGGGACAGCTTACCTTTGGCAAAACTGAAGTAGCAGCAGAAAGGGAGTCATTGCCGTCAGAGGTGAGTCGGGCCTCCCTCCCGGCCTTAGAGGCCTCACCATGCTggacatggtggtggggggggggaataggaGGGGTCGAAGGGGTCGGACCAGGCAATGCCGAGCTGAGCCGAGTCAAGCTGAGCCGAGCTGGGCCAGGCAATGCCAAGCCGAGCTGAGTCGAGccaagccgggccgggccgggcaatGCTGAGCTGtgccgagctgagctgagccgagccgagctgggcCCAGcaatgctgagctgagctgagccgggccgggcactgccgagccgggccgagctaAGCCAAGCTGGGGAATGCCGAGTCGAGCCGtgctgagccgggccgggcactgccgagccgggccgagctaAGCCAAGCCGGGCACTGCCGatccgagccgggccgggcgctgccgcggcggggggcggcgggcgcgggggtcggccccgcggcggggggcgctgacgcaggcggcgcgggcgcggcgccaGGCGGTGGCCGCGGCGCGCTataaagcggcggcggcggcggcggcgctccagCACCATGGAGAGCTGCCGGCCGCTGGCGCTGTGCGCCCTGGCCGCCGCCCTGCTGCTGGGCGCCCGCGGGCAGGGGCCGcccgagccgccgcgccgcgcccgcgacctgagcccggccggcggcggcgcctcccacGAGAAGGAGctggtggggccggggggggccggggggaggcggcggcggggcgggagccccCTGCGCGGGGAGCGCGCCCTGACGGGGTCTCGGGGTCTCTCGGCAGATCGAGGcgctgcaggaggtgctggagaagCTGAAGAGCAAGCGGATCCCGCACTACGAGAAGAAGTTCGGGCAGGTCCCCATGGTGagtgcccgccccggccccggccccggccccggccccggccccggccccggccccggccccggccccggtccccgtccggcccccggccccgtgcccgggctgcggccgggccggggcgccgcgctcaGGGCCGTGTTGCTCCCGACAGTGCGACGCCGGGGAGCAGTGCGCCGTGAGGAAGGGGGCCCGCATCGGGAAGCTCTGCGACTGCCCCCGCGCCACTTCTTGCAACTCTTTCCTCCTCAAGTGCCTGTAGGGGACGCGCCCCGCGACAAACCGGCGGGCGCACAGGGACCGAAATGTTGTTCCTTGCTTCGAAGCGCTGGCCTCGGGGCGGTGGCGGCAACTTCCTGCGGCTTGTTATTCCGAGAAAAGCAGTTAGAAGTCCTCGTGTTGCCAGTGTAACGCCATGTGTGACATCCGACATCCAGGGAGCTGTTGTCCTTcttccccgtctcccccccaccccggccccgttTGATTTTGTCCGTCCCAAGCCCCAGCCTGCACATTGCTATGTAAAGGTGCCGGTAGCGGGAGTTGTGCCGGGGACGTCCGGGAGAAGACCCCCATCCGACTGAGAAGATCCCACCTGGCTAGGTCGGGGCCAAGCTGtgccgtgccgggggggggggggggccaagccgtgccgggccatgccgggagcGGGGCGTTTCCCGGGCTCCTGCGTGCTCcagctgggctggctccttcctgAGGTGGGGAACATCCCTCTGGTGCCTGCCGGAGGGCCTGGGGCAAGGCTGGATTCGGCCCTCAGAGGTAGGtgtgaggaagagaagcagaggaatGCATGAAAAGCACCCTGatccccccttttcccccttgcagCTGGTAACACCCCAGCACACCGTGGGGGACCAGCCATCCTGCAGGCTTCAGGCCGAGAGTCTGACCATGCTCACTGTGCGCTGGAGAAAGTCCGGCATGAAGTACTGGTAGCTTTCAGGGACCTGGTGATAGCCTGGGTGGGGTGGGTGTTGTGGGGATCAGGTGCTTTACCAGAGCCACCGTGGAGAAAACTTAGTCTGGATTCATTGCAAGCTAACGAAGGATGTTCCAGTTGCCTGAAGTAAATTGCTCCCATTTCTACAATGAACTGATGTACATAAATACTTATGTTCTCCACAGGTACACCATGTGTTTCAAAGAAGTCATAACATGTTTTAATCCTTTGTTTGCCACTGTTAATAAAATCATTGTTCTGATGACAGTGCTCTGAAAGAAGTTTTAATTTTGTGCATAGGTATCTCAAGGTACTACTTCAAGGAAAAGCAGAGACTGCTTGCTGGGCTGCTGGGGATGCGCATGCTGTGGGCACCTTGTAGGGAGTGTCCTGGCTCCTTTCCCTGGAAGCATTTGTTGGGTCCTGAGCGGGGCCCAAAGCACAGACTagagggcagctctgcacatACCTGACTAGCAGAGCCAGAGGGAGAGGCTTAGAGTTATTCCTAAATCAGTGCAAGTCCACTGTGCGCTTTAGCCAGGCTGCCACCTCGGTCAGGACAGGGCTGGTGATGGGACACACAGCACCTGGCTCAGCTCCACGAGCTGCCACGCTGCCCCAGGTTGGCTGACCGCggcctcctgcccctgcacagGCCCTGAGGGGCAGCAACACGCAGGGCTGCCTCAGCCCCTGTGTGTCCCGGGGTGGGGGACAGGGTTGGTCCTGGCTGcagggctcaggccagggggccAGCTCCCTGCAAACCATCCCCTGGTGgagctgctttgctttttattcctGGAGAAGAAGGACCACTGAAGTACTTTCTTGGCTTTTCCTGGTGTCGTCTGGTCCCTGGAGGTCTATGCCAGAATCAGCTCCTATTTCTGCCAGCAGGGAGATAAGGGACTGCAAGAGCCACAGTGAGTACTCACTGCCAGACCAAGGGAGATCTGGGCGACAGCATGCCTCCAAGTAGGCTTGATGTCTGGTGCCCAAGAGAGGACAAGTTTGGGTGAGAAACCCAaaaacttttgagaaaaaaagactCCTGCAAGGCAGCTTTGCTCCTGAATTGTGAGACCACAAAAAAGAGTCTGCACAAAACAGGCAGAGGAGAAATGACTGCAAAAAAGAGACGTGCCACTGAGGGAGATTTGGGGCCTGGGAAGAGCTCCTCAGGGGTGGGCAGGGGATGGCTTGGTGTGACTCAGGCAGGTCACGGATGTCGAGGTCTGGTGTGAAGCAGCTAAGGCATACCGTGAGTCAGGAGGGTGACAGGAGCCGGGCTGCAAATGCAGGGACCTGAGTTTAGGGAGGAATTAATGGAAAAGGAAGGGCTAGGATGTGGCAGACAGGGACGGAGCTGCAGGATTTTCCAGGTGgaggtggcagctggctgcaggCTGGGATTTGCCTCCTTGCGGGTGGTGCTGGCCCATGTTACTATGCACATGCAGGGCCAAAGGCATGTTTCAGCTTTTGTAAAATGGTAACAGTACTTCTGGATGGCTTTTTGGTATTGCCCGGAGACACCGTGGAAGCATTTGCTCTTGATTTCTTGTGgaatactgaaataatttttgtagcatcattttttttttcctattgtggaCTGCACGTACATTTGGGTGCTGGCTGCTTTCAGGCATGGAGATGTCGGCTGGCTCCTCCGAGGCCTCTCCGGTACGAAGCCGCTGTGCCTGTGGCTCTGGGGCACTCCGCTTGTTGACTGAGGTCCAGCCCCAGGTACCTCGTCCACCTCAAAGAGCTGAGCGCACTGTAAACCTTCTCAATGTGTAACATTTTAATGAAGTCGTATTTACAAAAAATTGGGCTGAAATGTGCGTTGGCAAGATACGCTCAGCTTGTGCGTTattctttttgttcttattttgccTAATCAAGTGCTCAAAGTTATAAATGTAGTTTAAATAAAGATCAGCTGTATATATCCAAAGCCCAACTTAAAGAAACTGGGACTTCTAAATTGTCTCATTCACTTGCATGATGTTTTCATTATGACAGTCAGTACTGACTGCCCTAACCTGGGAGCTCTCTTACCCCTTAGGTTAAATTTATACCATTTACATCACATTGCAGTGGCAAACGTTTCTATTGCACGAAGAAAGCATGTCAGCAAAGAAACCTGTGTTCTAACAGTCTggatgctcctgcccctgcccggccacACGCGCTCTTGGCCCTGGCCCCGGTGCTGGTATGAAAAATTTTGGGGTTTGAGAGCTGGGTGGCAATAAGaagcttttcccttctccttttgccTGAGGAAAGGATCAGGCAAGCTGTATTTGAATTCTGATCGCTCTTAAAACGATCGAGTTTTCTACAGCAGAAAGCCAATGTTTCCTTCCCTATCGGTTACCATCTACCTCAGTTAAGCAACCTCATGTTTCCCAAACATGggcaaagaatttcttttttcctgatttaccAAAAGGTGTGCACTGACCGCCAGTGTCCTCAGAGCTCTTCTCTGTTTTTGAAATAGAGTAGCAGAGGTAATACATTGTGTGACACATTGCCACGCAAAATAGCAGTGCTTTTGTCGTTTACTCTCGTCTTATCTTCGCTTTCATGGTTCTTACAATATTTTGGTCTCACAAACATTTTATCCATCTGACAATTCATTGGGAAAATCAAAGGCACAGCGGTCAGACGAAAACAAATCCAGTCTGGAGAATATGACACACAGAAGGAAGACTTAGAATTCATCAGCAATACATCCCATAGGGACACCTGCATGCGAAGCCAAAAATAATGGAAGGAAGCTGCTTGCACGGGTCACGGTAGGTGATGGTCCAGGTATCTAGTTTACACAGCTATGAATCCAGTGATATCATTTTGAGTAAGAAGGGCCTGCTGTTACTAACACAGATTGTAGTGTCGGATTGCCAGATGATTTAAACCATTAATAATTTAATCTGACATGAGCAGCTCCTTTGTGTCGATAATCAATGTGATAACAGCGTCCCATCCAGCAGCCAAGTGGATAGTAACatccttcagaagaaaacaaattagaGAAATTGTTTGGAAGGTTTGATATCATGGTAGGCAGTATCATGCATGTACCTACCTCCTTTCCACAAGTAATCCAGTAAATCTCAACTTCTAGATAGCTCAGTTTCATGCATGCAGCCTATCAAGGTCTAACTATATAGAGCAACTATGGCCAGGAAAATGGAGGAACGGGGCATTTCATTTGAGCATCAGATTAAAAGTAGATAGACTTCTGACCCCTGGATTTTAAGAATGCTCCCAAACATTGGCCGTTTTGTTTTATGTATCCATCTTCTTACAACGGCAGTGCCAGAGGACAACGCAGGCTTGAAAAGGGTTAACTCACATTTCCCCTAGCTAGAAGAAAGAGGTGGTTGAACTAGCTAGCTGGAGGACGACAGCAGGGGCTTCTCCTATTTGTGAATTCATAGACTTCATTTCACATGTTTGAATATCTAAAGGAACATTCATTTGCTTGTGTTTCACATTAATTTGTGGCTTTGCTGCTGAAATTGCTAAGAAGAAAACAGGCATACATAACAGCTGCTTGAATCATCTAAATGGCATATTGCTTGGATTACTTTCTGTGGTACCAGCTGGGCACGGCATTAGATCGCTGAGAAGTTAAAATAACAGGCAGCGTTTCAGCCCCTGCAATTGCCCTTTGGCTCTCGTACCTGAACTGCCCGATTACAGGTCTGCAACTGCGTCTGTACCTAGGGCTGCTTGATGCCGCCTGACTCACCGTGCGGCGCCCCGCCGGGCTCAGGGTTGCTCAGTGCAGAGACGCTGCTCAACAGCTTCGTCTCGCTCACCTCCCCGGGCAACGCTTCCCGGTCACATCCGATGCCGCGCTGGCCGGGAGCTCGGCGAGCCTGCTCCTCCTCAATATTTACCAGCTCTCCGACTTTAAAATGTGCTGCGGAAAAAAGTTATGTGCCTCAGTAATGCACGTTTTCTCTGTAACTCcctggtgcattttttttttttacttattgctgcttcttctccttcatgtcTTTTTGATCATGTCAgtgatgtttctttcctttcctgtgtcCCGCTTGGTGGGCGCTGAGGCTGCCTTTCCGTCGTAGGGTGCACTGCAGGTGAGTGTGGCCAAACCCTTACAAATAAATTACcctgttttcagtttctgtgtgctttcctgtgggttttttttccccaagtacaCATCTTTGCAGTCAACAATTTAAACATGAGCAGGAGAGATGTCTTGATCCTGTGCAATGTTCCTAATCTGCTCCTTCCTTCACACAGAAGTAATTTCTACTGAAAGGAAAGACAAGCATTTAAACAGACTGTTTAGTCAGCTGGAAATGGAAGATTTCTCATTACAGTGGTGGGACCATGAGTGCATGAATCACAGAGTGACCTCATTCAGCAAAACTAAAGAAAGTAATACATACTTAGCTGCCCTACTCTTTCAGAGTCATGGACCGACGGAGTTTTAAGAAAATGATAACTGCTACCATCCGAACGGCTGCGCTCCCCATTCGTCTTGGCTGGGAGGAAGGGACACGAACTCTCGCTCTCAAGCAGAATTCAGAAGGGTTTTGCACGTGCAGGTTTGTTATTACCTTATGAGAAAAGAAGTTGCACAAGAAGTGGCAATCTTGTATCATCAGCTCGAAGGAAGAATAAGCAGCTATATAAGATAGAATGGCAGGTCCCAGTGAGATTTGTGGAAAAATTCCCAGTGCGTTGAACAGTGCTAGTATTTTATACGTGGTGTGTGTACAGCTTGTCCGTGAGCAAAGAACCAGGTGAACTTTTTGAcaggttttatttccagtttctttccTATGCTCCATTTTTTCTATTGTTTCGACAAGTCCTGAGATGGCTATGATGTCATGCTTGTTGCAGAAATTTGTCTTTAAACTAGTGTGACTCATCTGGAGAGGAAATTCAGATTGGCTTGACATGAAATACAGAAAGTAACTCCCCTTTGAATTTTGCTCACTGGCAGGGAATGAAAGTCTTATTGGTAAAGACTGTTTTCAGGCAGGTTGTATATCACGTCCCATAAAATGATCCGCTCCTGGCTATAAATAACTGTGTTCAGACACTTAGATACTGCAGTAACGAGGCTACACCATCACTTACACTGAACGCAGAATACATCTATTTCTGCTCCAAAATGTGTCTTGTCAGCtactagaaaaaaatcaactcCTCTCATTAATACTATTAAAACAGAAAGTGTAGGCATAAATTGGAGgactggatttttgtttttgttatgacATTTTAATAACTGGCTAGATTGAAGCCATCGGTTAATGTCCTTAATTAATAAGAACGCCTTAGTCAAATTAATTAGCCTGGAGGGTGGATTTGGGTTGCCCCTCCtccaggctgcccagggccccggcATCACCCTGGGCTGCCACAGGCCCCTTCTTTAGCTCCTGCCCTTCAGTTTTTAGGGCTGCCTCCGTTGGCGGGTCCATCTCAGGGCGCTGATCCCTGATGCTGCGGCTCCTCTTAGGCGCCCTTTGCTGGGGGCAAGCCAGCTTCCCTGCTTGGCGCCGTAGCAATTTTATATTTACACCCTGTGTGCACACCCCGGTATGGCATCAGGGAGGTTTTGTCggtgaaaaatgatttaatttcatCAAGTATTTGTCAGGTTAGCTGCAGGATAATGGCTGCCTTGCTTATACACAAAATCTCTATCCAGATTAGGTATGTTTATTATAGTAATCAGTGCCTGCCAGTTATTTATAGTATCTCATCAGAGATTAGGGAGAACATGAAATCCTACTTTTACTGGTATCAGCAGCAACTTTTGGCTGATGCTGGTGGGTCTGGATTTCATTAAGAGCATTTTGTGAGGATGAGTAAGGATCTGTACCCTCCTCGGAGAGGAGGGAAAGCCGAGGCACGCATGGATTATATGTGTTTTGCTCAGAAAGAAATAGAGGTCTCCAGGCTGTGAGCCCCATGTTGGGACCATTAGATATATTGCCTCATCGGTTAAAAAAGACGACTCATTATTTTCTGCTTGTGTAGCAGCTACGGAAAGAACATCGTAACATTTTTACATGCTGGTTATTTAGACAGAGTTCTCAGGTCTGTCCCCACCAGCTCGCGGCGCCTGCACTGCGCCACCGCGGACACGTGTCTCTCATTTTCGGATCCGTCCTTTCCAGTGCCGCCACCACGAAGAAAGCTGTAAGCTTTCTTTAAAGTGCTCTGGAGGACTGCTAGTGGGTGACAgcagccgccccgggcccccCACGGGCGGGAAGCCAAggcccccgcctcccgccccgggacggcggctccccggtgccccggcccgcgggggcggctGGCGGTGCAGGCACGgctcccgtccccgtcccgcggccccgcgggcgcctggcaagccgggggccgggcagccctGCCGGGGCGCGATCTGCGCCCGCGCCGCTGCCTGCAGACAAGGGGAAGAACACGCTGACTTTTCTCCGCCTTTTCATCTCATTTGATTTGTTGGCGCCCGAGACCCCCGCTGTAATTAATATGTCAAGCAAAGCTGGGTTATCTGAAACAATGTCTtggaaactgagggaaaaaaaaggtcaagaTTAAGGGATTTATAGTGCAATTTTTGCTATGCGCTGTACAGTTTGAATCTCTTAGGAGCGGCTGGCTGCAGCTCGTGACACGCTGCGCTTTCCCGCAAACACCTCACCTTGCTTCTCGCCCTAAACTAGACAGGGCTGAGGCTGACGGGGCCATCTCGTGCTGCTCTTTGCTTACAGAAATATGCCATGGAGGGACAATACCTTCGGcccatgaagaaaagctgaatgtAGGAGCAATTTTGCAGAGTCCTtgtggttttgggggtgttgtgAGACTGGGTTTGGGGAAAGGTGAGTGCTCCTGGCGTGTCCAGAGGCTCCTCGGGTGATAAATAATTGTGCTCATCTCTTTTAAGACGGCTGCGTTTTGTgaggaaggaaattattttcctgtgGATGTGCAAGGTTAGGAAATCACGTTCTTTGAGTCTACGTGGAGGAAAAGCAAGCGTATAAAATGCTGAATGCCGCACCCTACTGTTTCCAGTAGTACTTCACTCGTCAGCTGCTTGCTTTAGCAGGTGACCTCCTCCTTCACACCCGTAAGAGTGCCCGATCGCTAGGGCTCCTTCCGGCGAGTACGGCAAGGTTTCGGGGACGCCGAGGCAGGATTTGTGTGCCACGgcggctgctgccagctgggTGTTGCAGCAAGCCGCCTGCGAGGGGGGCGACAGGAGGCGACCGGTGCTGATGCCGTTTCTGTCTCCTCGGCCTTTTGAATGACCGGTGAACCCAAACCAGACCTCTGGGGTCCTCTGGGAGGAAACGCACAGCGGCGGGGAGGCGAAGGGCTGGCTATTACCAGGCGCCGCGTGCCGTCCACCCACTGCAGGACGTGGAGATGCAGTTAAAGACACCTTCTCCTTGGGGTGCCTGTCCGCGCAGCGTGGTGGCTACTTCTGGTGCGCAGTTGCAGGCGCTTGGGCAAGCCGGGGCGGATCTGCTCAGCCGCCGGGGCAGGGAACCCTGCCCAGCCGCCTTGCACGGGGCGCTCGCCCCACGGCTCGTTTGTGGTGGCAGAAACTGCCCTTCGCCCTCCTGGATTTATGCAGCGGGATGTTTTTGAGATGAGGCTTTCCAGGCGGCCCTCCCAAATTTCCATGGCTCCCCCAAACTGCCCACATCACCTGCTGTCGACACCTTCCCACGCGTCGCCTGGTGCTTCCCCGGTGGAGCGATGCCGAAGGAGAACGTGTGCCTGAACCGAGGAGCGCCCCTCGGGGTGGGGGCAGGAATGGCTCTTCCCCACCCCTGGgcgcaggtgtcaggctgcaccagcccggcccccggcccccggctccccaTGCCGGCGCCCAGCGCCAGCCGCGGCCGCAGCACCAGGAGGCCGTGACCACCAGGCAGCTGCCGCCCAGCCGGGGGGGAGGGCGATCTAGCACCACGGGACGGTCTCGGCCAGAGCGGTCCTCCTGCGGGGAAGCGGTGATAAGCAGCGCACGCCCGTCGCCTCGGGACGGGGTGCGTGTCACAGGTGTTTTGTGCTGTTAAGCCAACTGACAAGTCAAAAGACGTTTGCCGGTGCGGCTAGGCTGACACTGAGCCGCGGTCTGCTCGGAAGATGGGTCGGTCTTTTCCTCCCTCGCAGCGAGGGCTGCGGAAACACGCAGCGTTGGCTCGCCCCCGCGCCTCTCCTTcgccaggtcctgctgcaggagcccgTAGCAGGACGCGGCTGTACACACACGCGGCTGTGCACGCACACGGCTGAACACGGCCCCCTCAAAGGTAACACGTTTGTaggggctccccccagccccaccacggCAGGCCTGGACTTCCCAaaggtctctctctttttctcagcttctccCCGTGGCTGCTCAGCACCCTCCTCTGGAGACGCAGAGCGCGACGGGGAGCCAGGAGGCCCC comes from Struthio camelus isolate bStrCam1 chromosome Z, bStrCam1.hap1, whole genome shotgun sequence and encodes:
- the LOC138064681 gene encoding cocaine- and amphetamine-regulated transcript protein; its protein translation is MESCRPLALCALAAALLLGARGQGPPEPPRRARDLSPAGGGASHEKELIEALQEVLEKLKSKRIPHYEKKFGQVPMCDAGEQCAVRKGARIGKLCDCPRATSCNSFLLKCL